One Chloroflexota bacterium DNA window includes the following coding sequences:
- a CDS encoding PQQ-dependent sugar dehydrogenase: MLAFWHTYQRVKHGSWSLVLGLALVACSIPGNYSSDNPPTSPPAELQIAAGFTITPIITGLDQPTGLAFDPQGRLYIAQRSGTVLVSDGTNPPREYETDFNKPLSLHWYEQALYVVEQGQIQRLSDDNSDGTVDQQMVLLSDLPDQIEAATLVSDVQGWLYLGVGTRADHTATAGIQEGYIRRFRADGSESSVYATGLRMPFGLAFDPQQQLYATDNGREGLGDDLPPDEVNRITAGADYGWPRCWGLRQPDADGGGDAANCATTNEPVALLPAHSGVTGIVFYQGTAFPARYHGDAFIGLSGSWYSQELRGHSIVRMDAETQQIEPFASGFGRPVGFAISPQGQLLVADYDRGTIVMIAAQP, encoded by the coding sequence ATGCTTGCTTTTTGGCATACCTATCAACGGGTCAAACATGGCAGTTGGAGCTTGGTTTTGGGCTTGGCTTTGGTAGCTTGCTCAATTCCAGGCAATTACTCCTCGGATAATCCACCAACCAGCCCACCAGCCGAACTTCAAATCGCAGCAGGATTCACGATTACCCCGATTATTACGGGCCTCGATCAGCCAACTGGGCTAGCATTTGATCCTCAAGGACGTTTGTATATTGCCCAACGCTCAGGCACTGTGCTAGTCAGCGATGGAACCAACCCACCCCGCGAGTACGAAACTGATTTCAACAAACCATTGAGTTTGCATTGGTATGAGCAGGCGTTGTATGTCGTTGAGCAAGGCCAAATTCAGCGCTTGAGCGACGACAATAGCGATGGAACGGTCGATCAGCAAATGGTTTTATTGAGCGATCTGCCTGATCAAATTGAGGCGGCCACGCTGGTTTCCGATGTTCAAGGTTGGCTCTATCTCGGCGTGGGAACACGCGCCGATCATACGGCAACCGCTGGAATTCAAGAGGGTTATATTCGGCGTTTTCGCGCCGATGGCAGCGAATCGAGCGTGTATGCAACTGGTTTGCGCATGCCCTTTGGCCTAGCTTTCGACCCACAACAACAGCTTTATGCCACCGATAACGGGCGCGAAGGTCTTGGCGACGATCTCCCGCCCGATGAGGTAAATCGAATCACGGCTGGAGCCGATTATGGTTGGCCGCGCTGTTGGGGTCTGCGTCAGCCCGATGCTGATGGCGGCGGTGATGCGGCCAACTGTGCGACCACCAACGAGCCAGTTGCGCTGTTGCCTGCCCATAGCGGTGTAACCGGAATTGTGTTCTATCAGGGCACTGCGTTTCCCGCCAGATATCACGGCGATGCCTTCATTGGCTTATCAGGTTCATGGTATAGCCAAGAATTACGTGGCCATAGCATCGTCCGTATGGATGCCGAAACACAGCAGATTGAACCATTCGCCAGTGGTTTTGGCCGACCTGTTGGTTTCGCGATTAGCCCGCAAGGCCAATTGTTGGTCGCTGATTACGACCGTGGCACAATCGTGATGATTGCTGCTCAACCTTAA